From Mus musculus strain C57BL/6J chromosome 8, GRCm38.p6 C57BL/6J, a single genomic window includes:
- the Cldn23 gene encoding claudin-23, with translation MRTPVVMTLGMVLTPCGLLLNLVSTLAPGWRLVKGFLDQPVDVVLYQGLWDICREQSSRERECGQPDEWNYFQTQPVQVARGLMITSLATTALGLLLASLGVRCWQDEPHYGLAGLSGVVFFVAGLFSLIPVSWYNHFLSDPDVLAAPSSPVTVQVSYSLVLGYLGSCLLLLGGFSLALSFAPWCEERCRRCRKAPPAGPRRSSISTVYVDWPEPALTPAIKYYSDGQHRPPPTAEHRDTSKLKVGFPMPRPPPKSYTNPMDVLEGEEKKTATSQGGSSSRSTRPCQNSLPCDSDL, from the coding sequence ATGCGGACGCCGGTGGTGATGACGCTGGGCATGGTGCTCACGCCCTGCGGGTTGCTGCTTAATCTTGTCAGTACACTGGCCCCGGGCTGGCGGCTGGTGAAGGGCTTTCTGGACCAGCCAGTGGACGTGGTGCTGTACCAGGGGCTGTGGGACATATGTCGCGAGCAGAGCAGTCGCGAACGCGAGTGCGGCCAGCCCGACGAGTGGAACTACTTCCAGACCCAGCCTGTGCAGGTGGCCCGGGGACTCATGATCACGTCACTGGCCACTACCGCCCTAGGGCTGCTGCTGGCTTCCCTCGGTGTGCGCTGTTGGCAAGATGAGCCCCACTACGGGCTAGCGGGCCTCTCTGGCGTGGTGTTTTTCGTCGCTGGCCTCTTCAGCCTCATCCCGGTCTCCTGGTATAACCACTTCTTGTCAGATCCCGACGTCCTGGCCGCCCCGAGCTCGCCGGTCACGGTGCAGGTCAGCTACAGCCTGGTGCTGGGCTACCTAGGCAGCTGCCTGCTGCTTCTGGGCGGCTTCTCTCTGGCGCTCAGCTTTGCGCCCTGGTGTGAAGAGCGTTGTCGCCGCTGTCGCAAGGCGCCCCCAGCAGGCCCGCGCCGCAGCAGCATCAGCACCGTCTACGTGGACTGGCCGGAACCAGCGCTCACACCTGCCATCAAGTACTACAGCGACGGACAGCATCGGCCTCCTCCCACCGCAGAGCACAGGGACACCAGCAAGCTCAAGGTTGGATTCCCGATGCCACGACCGCCACCCAAGTCCTACACCAACCCGATGGATGTGcttgagggagaagaaaagaagacagccacctCCCAAGGTGGTTCCTCCTCTCGCAGCACTCGGCCCTGCCAAAATTCGCTGCCCTGTGACTCCGACCTGTAG